In Enterobacteriaceae bacterium Kacie_13, the following proteins share a genomic window:
- the traA gene encoding type IV conjugative transfer system pilin TraA has translation MGLSIKAGVAAAKSKLKHLNTFRKNAGGIIPALAVMMLCSGNAMAEDLMAGGQEAVQDTFGADSSIAKWIILAEVIVGIITYIKTKNMFMLFGIAIVIVFTTIGFGLVG, from the coding sequence ATGGGCTTATCTATTAAGGCTGGGGTGGCTGCTGCCAAAAGTAAATTAAAGCATCTAAATACTTTTCGCAAAAATGCCGGGGGCATTATTCCCGCGCTGGCGGTCATGATGTTGTGTTCGGGTAATGCAATGGCTGAAGACTTAATGGCCGGCGGGCAGGAGGCGGTCCAGGATACTTTCGGCGCGGACTCCTCCATTGCCAAGTGGATTATTTTGGCCGAGGTTATCGTCGGTATTATTACCTATATCAAAACCAAGAACATGTTCATGTTGTTTGGTATTGCCATTGTGATCGTATTCACCACCATCGGCTTTGGCCTGGTCGGTTAA
- the traL gene encoding type IV conjugative transfer system protein TraL produces the protein MPPENDLSKYRFPKTLSEQRRLLGLPYDEALPSFPVLVWGILVQKALFGMGLAVLIWFSIRSAKRGKGSMWLYNFLYWHFPTLLFRPVFKIIPDSSFRQWIK, from the coding sequence ATGCCGCCGGAAAATGATTTATCGAAATATCGTTTTCCGAAAACATTGAGTGAACAGCGCCGCCTGCTCGGTTTGCCCTATGATGAAGCCCTGCCGTCCTTCCCCGTATTAGTCTGGGGAATTTTGGTGCAGAAAGCGTTATTTGGCATGGGCCTGGCGGTGCTGATTTGGTTTTCTATTCGCAGTGCGAAAAGAGGGAAGGGGAGCATGTGGTTGTATAACTTTCTCTACTGGCATTTCCCCACCCTGTTATTTCGGCCCGTTTTTAAAATCATCCCTGACTCAAGTTTTCGGCAATGGATTAAGTAA
- the traE gene encoding type IV conjugative transfer system protein TraE, giving the protein MALTARNSSNKIIAWTMVALFMLLVLALVSVILLAMQNRYLAGHQKTTVTPMAFTAPFWTSESETSPGYMQMMALSFLALRLNVSPETVEAQHAFLLSFAKPGAQSEFKVTLAEEARRIRQSEVSSAFYQTQIKVFPVEGVVDIRGMLNTWIGNGKPTSELKHYQLKLDYASGVTSINAFMEVDDAKK; this is encoded by the coding sequence ATGGCGCTTACGGCCCGTAATTCCTCAAATAAAATTATTGCCTGGACGATGGTGGCGCTGTTCATGCTGCTGGTCCTCGCGCTGGTCTCCGTCATTCTGCTGGCGATGCAAAACCGCTATCTGGCGGGCCATCAAAAAACCACGGTCACCCCCATGGCCTTTACCGCGCCGTTCTGGACCTCGGAGTCAGAGACCAGCCCCGGCTACATGCAGATGATGGCCCTGTCCTTTCTGGCACTGCGCCTGAACGTCTCCCCCGAAACTGTCGAAGCCCAGCATGCGTTTTTACTGTCGTTCGCCAAACCCGGCGCACAGTCCGAATTCAAAGTGACGCTGGCGGAGGAAGCCCGCCGTATCAGGCAAAGCGAGGTCAGCAGCGCGTTTTATCAGACCCAGATTAAGGTTTTTCCGGTCGAGGGCGTGGTGGACATTCGCGGCATGCTCAATACCTGGATTGGCAACGGCAAACCCACCAGTGAGCTGAAGCACTACCAGCTGAAGCTGGACTATGCGTCAGGCGTCACCAGTATCAACGCCTTTATGGAGGTGGATGATGCGAAAAAATAA